The genomic segment ACGTTGTTCAATATATGGTAAGTTTTGAATCTTCCTGGGTGACCCATCGTTGTATGTGTTTCCCGTATAACTTGGTCCTGAATTTGTTCTGGCATTATTACTCTCCATTGGTCCGTCAATTTGGTTCTAGTGAATGTTattccattttttgtttttgtatacattGATTGTTTGTTCCTTATTTTTTGTGTGGATGTGTCTGTTTCTTGTAGTTTgccaattatttttagtttgtcCACTAACTGTTTGCTGTATGTCATTTCTTTAATGGTATTGATTgatattttcttgttttttcgTGTGTCACTTATTCTCGGATATCTTGTTAGTGTGTCGGCTGCTATGTTTAATTTGCCGGGAATGTATTCAATAACTAAATCATATTCCTGTAGTGCCAACGCCCACCTGGTTAATCTTCCACTAGTGAGTCTGCATTTTCTTAGAAATGACAATGCGTGGTGGTCAGTTTGTGCGATGATTTTGTGTCCGATTATATGTTGCCTGAACTTTGCGCAACAATACACAATTGCCAGAGCCTCCTGCTCGGTAGTAGTGTAGCGTGTTTCAGCCGGTTTGAGGGTTCTGCTAGCGTACCCTAACGTGTGTCTTTCTCCTTTAATGTCTTGAAATAATTCCCCACCAATCGCTACTGTCGAAGCGTCGGTGTTCAGGTAAAACGGTTGTGAAAAATCAGGGAATGCAATTGTCACCTCTTGTAAGAAAGCCGATTTTGTATCTTCGAACGCCTTTTGATGGTGGTCGTTCCAGACCCAGTTTTTATCCTTTCGTACCAATTCTATCATTGGTTCTATAATATGTGCAAATTTGTCGATAAATCttctataaaaatttataaatctcaGAAAGCTCTGTAATTCTTTCTTACTGCTAGGGGCTTTGAAATCTTTTACTGTTTTGATCTTGCTCTCGTCCATTTTGATTCCTTGATTGGAAATTATATGACCAAGGAACGTGGCTtcacttttaaaaaattgacaCTTATCCAGGTTAACCGTTACATTATGTTCCATAAACTTTACAAACACCTTGTGGATATGTTCGTAGTGTTCTTCTAGTGATGATGATGTTATTAGTATGTCATCGacatatattgttacaaacTCATGTGTTAAGTGTCCTAGCACTCTGTCCATGGCCTTTTGAAATTCTGCTCCACTTATACACAGTCCAAATGGTAGACGAGTGTACGATAAATTTCTACCATTGATTAAAAATGAACAAGGAGCTCTACTCTCTTCAGCTAATGGCACCTGCCAATATCCTGACCGTAAATctaatgtactaatgtatttaatatttttaaattttgtcatgATCATGTCGATTGTCAGTGGTCGTTCGCAATCTATAACGATTTGCTCATTGATTCTTCTCGCGTCCAAGCATAGTCTCACCTCtccgttttttttaaacactggaACTATTGGGATGGAGTACGGTGATCGTGACCGTTCGATTATTCCCATGCTTAACATTCTTTCCACTTCTTTGTTTACCGCCTCTTGTTTGGCGACGGGTATCGAGTAAGGTTTCACACATATTGGCGTGTCgttttttaatctaattttacatttgtaattcTTAATTTTACCAGGTTCGTTTCTGAACACAGTTGAAAATTTCTTTAGAATTTTGTccaaatatttttgttccaAATGTAAGTGTATGTTGATTTCTCTTGGTTGAATAGGTTCTTTCGATATTCCCGTTTGCACTGTTTTTAGGTGCATTGGTGCtccattatttttgttaatgaaTGGGATTTTCAATTCGTTTTGTTCGACAGTAATTGTTACTGTTTTGTCTCCAAAATCAACTATTGCTTTGTGTGTTTCGAGAAAATCGTTGCCTATTATTCCTCCCTCGTTTAATGTCGAAAACAACGATAAATGGGGTTTGTACTACTGTTTCTTCAGTCGATATTGGAATTAGCAATTGCCTGTTGACCTTGATTGACTTATCTCCAGTCGCGTTATGTATGACCATACCCGTTAATGGTAGTATTGGTGTTGAATCGTCCGACATTAGTATTGCCTTTTCGTATTCGGTGGATATTGCACTAATTTCAGCCCCCGAGTCGACCAACATTTCGAATTTTTTACCCTGAATGTTCACGTGTATGTATGGGCAACCGTTTTTTTCATTGTTTAGTTGGATTTCATACTCTTCGTCCTTCGTTAGTTCATTTGCAGTTATTATAGACGTTTCGTTACTTTTTTCCCTGTGAGGTTGTAGCCTTATGTTTTGTTTGCTGTATGAGATTCGTTGTATGTGTTTTTCGGAATTGATAGGATCAGTAGCTATTGGTCTTCCGTCACCATAGCCTCCccgtatatgttttttttatcgtcatCGATATCTACATCTCCCTCTTCAATGGCTGACTCGTTATTCGTGTCATCGCGTGATACAAGACATCTGATTGTTTTTGTACCTATCTTTGACACAAACTGTGTCTGTCCACTTGTCTCACCCATTAGTTGTCGTGAACCTGGTTGTTGAGCATTATTTTGTTGTGTAGATTTTGCTTGTGCATATCGGCCTGTGACTTGTTGCGGCTGAGCACTATTCGTGTCACCGTGTCGACTAGTAAACGGCTGTGTTTGGTTGTCGTATGTACGACCATACCGACTAGTAAATGGTTGTTTATTAGTTATCACATGCTGAACGAAGCTATTCTGTTTGTTGTAACTATTTTCTAATTCGCCCAATTTTTCCCATATGATgaggaattttttttcttgcgCTGTCTGTATGTACACCTGAATGGCTATAGGGAAATGTTTCGTTATTAGGTTAATAGCCCGTGTTTCATCCATTTTTGGAGAGTCCAGGAACTTCAGCTCTGTCAtccaataatgaaaatgttccTGGAAGTTACTGTTTATTGGTTTTTTCCCTGCTTCCTTGCACTTTATAAAGATGTCCCATTGACGGTCCTCAGAGAAAAAATGTTTCAGAAAAAGTGCCTTAAATATATCTTCGTTTGGTGCCACATCTTTTATCATGGTAAACCAATTTTCAGCTTTTCCTCTCATGCAATTTTCAATTGTAATCATTCGATCAGCCTGGGTGATGTGTTTGTGCAACAAGTACGAGTTCAGGTTTTTCAGGAATTGTTTTGGGTGCTCGTTCGTTTCGCCACTGAAAGTCGGCATTGTTAGTTCAATATTGCTAATTCTCGTACTAGTGTTGTCTTGACTTGCTGTCTTCACCAATTGGATGTCTTTTTCACGTTTTGCTGCTTCAATCGttatttttgtatctgtgtCATTGATTAGTTGTTTAATAGAGGTCCgtttcaccagcccccccaaTATTGAAAtctcggatttttttttcactaaaaattagcatgcaattagcatgaattggcaagactattatcataatttgcatgacaatatttaatgagaaataatcaataaactttGGGGGGGCTGTTGAAACGTTTCggcagcccccccccccaaaaaaaaagaatttcccgaattttttttaaccaataattaGCACGCGATTAGCATGAATTGGCACGCCTAAGCACGGAATTCGCACGCCAATATTTACCGAGCAATCCCTCTTTCTTTATTTTGGACCGTTtcgccagcccccccccccccccccatccatgaaaaaaaaagaatttcccgaattttttttaaccaataattaGCACGCGATTAGCATGAATTCGCACGCCTAAGCACGGAATTCGCACGCCAATATTTACCGAGCAATCCCTCTTTCTTTATTTTGACCGTTTCGCCAGCCCCCACCCCCCccatcattgaaaaaaaaagattttcccgaattttttttaaccaataagtACCAAGTCTGCTTATTTTGGCtactaatatgaatacaattattttatataatgataagattatggtgtaaaaaattaattaaaatttattaatacaaatcaataatactTACTTATTGTATGGTTGAATCGATTAGGAATcacttaggtatacatttactaCTTGCCTGTTATACTGGACCCTTTtcgtttacaacaaaatataggaTACGACGGGATGAGCCAACTTGTATACAATCGGAAGGCAgttgaatacaaattattgaacTTTTTGACTTACAGTTGGGAGGCAACTAGTAGGTACCAGTAGTAGCACCGTACCTAGTCTAGCTTTCGATTACTTTCGTTTGccttaatcataatattatagttttaacgtATCTTAGATATACGTACAAGGtacaattctatattatattattattttatacatcaattaCAGTTCATAACACGAACATGTTCAGTGGGgccattatcttcttgaagaataaataaaaataaaataactaatgtaTATGACATAGGTACATTGTCAAGTATACCTAAAGGCTAAAACATAGAAACacaagataagataaaagaatataagataaaatatgttttattttttatttatttaactttttataacaaaaaaaacaatttttttttttatatttaaatttatattgtgtaaattAGAATTTCACAAGGAACTTTGGTTGTTTCTTTGACTgactttggttttttttagtagatCGTCGTAGATTTCCCAGTTGTGGGGTCCACGTTTACATAACGCATAATAGTGACCTATTGATGATCTAAGTCGACTGAGTCCACGACGATAGCTGCAGACTCCTCTCAGTTCAAAACTTTTTACCGAATATTGTAGAACctcaggaatatttttcagttgAATTTCTAGTTGAGGAAGAGCCTCTGTACTATATTCATTAACATTTTCTCCTAAgatcatattttaatgattcataatattttattaatcataattttgattattttgcaTATctctattttaagtttatacttttttggAAAGTCAGGCAGGTcaggttaaaaatattcaagttaaatatataaaaaagggAATGGGACTTTTCGGCGCGGGCGATTCGGCGCGGACGTTTCGGCGATACGGCAATTTACTTATATGTAACATTGTCTCACCGTATGGCGTGTggtatagaaatattatctttattactatagtaccatatcttatactattagtactactatatatgatatatctttactgttactttatttttattattactacacgATAAGGTGGTCACGATAGTCGATATGGATGatctgataattttataattttataatttagttagtCTGCGGAAAGTGAAGAGTACCTACTTATGCGTAGTCAAGTATTTCGTGTATTACTATAAAcacgaattatttttttttatcattcataaaaggtaaataaataggtattatgtcaaaagtaaaatcaaaaagaaataaaaaatgtgattcCCGTGGATGGTTTTATGTTCATATTTGATAAGCTTATAGCGGACGAAAATAAACGGTTTTGGCGATGTCGTCGTAAAGATTTGGCTTGTCCGGCTCGAATACATACCGGTATACatgattttaaagttattaaattttcttcTAAAAAACATTGTCATGATTCTGAAGCGGCTAGAATAGAAGCAGACACAGCTTTAACGGGTATGCGTCAACGAGCTATTTCAACAATGGAACCTACGTCTTGTGTAATTAACGAATGTGTTAACggggttatcacttatcagatGCGGCAAAGGTACAcacattaaattttgtttttctattattataatattatttcagatgCGGCAAAGGTACAcacattaaattttgtttttctattattataatattataatattatactgtcccCTATCTGGTCCgtacagtaataaataattttaattttaatttatagggtGTTTTACAATCTTCCGAAGCTCTAAAACGACAAGTACggcgtataaaaaaataatgaaatagcaGCTCCATGTGATCCATCAGATTTACTATCTTTACAGATACCCGATGAGTATCAAAATTATTCACCATCAATCGgagttaatgaaatttttttattggctGATAGTGGGCCTAGCAATgaaagaatattaatatttggtcGACCACTTGGACTCAAGTTATTGAAAGATTCGAAAATATGGTACATGGATGGAACTTTCAAAGTGGCACCTACTCTATTTTGCCaagtttatgttattttagcTGAATTTTTAGGGGGAGTGCATCCTGCAGTTTATGCATTGCTACCTAACAAAAAGGAACAAAcatatgtacaattatttagtaTGATTAATCAATTACAACCTGATCTCCATCCAACATCAGTTTCTTGTGATTTTCAACTTGGAGCCATAACAgcaattaaaaattcatttgtaaatataaatattgttggatgttattttcatttaagccaacatttttttaaaaaagttgggGAGTTACATTTactgtcaaaatataataatgaagcaAATTTTTGTGTTGCAACCAAAACAATTATTGCACTGGCGTTTATACCACTGTGTGATTTAGATATGGCTGCAGATGAGTTGGCAGACGAACTTCCAGATGAGCTTATACCATTATTTGAGTGGTTTGAAGAATTTTATATTGGGAAGAAAAAATCGACGTATAGGACGAAGAAAACCACGATATTCTCCTGAAATGTGGAATCTTCACCAACGAATATTGAATGATACAGATCGGACAAATAATCATGCAGAGGCGGCGAACCGAcgattaaatattcaaatgggTACTCATCCAACGATATGGACCTTCATTGCGAATCTCAAAAAAATTCAAGCCGGGCGTGACACGTATTATGAAAATCTTGTGTCGGGAAATAGTCCTTCAAGGAAGTTGAAAAAATTTCAAGACACagataaaagaataaaaaggttagtaaataattatgataggcaaaataaaatgatattttttaagagggtatagcaaataatattgctttaaaataaaattatagataattttttttttatattggctaaataatgttatatcatatgtttaactgtattaactaggtataaataattataattattttgatttatttatttacgatttaAAGGGACTTGTCTTaccttcaaataataattattattttgacttatttatgattttaaattacttattatactatataacacgtttttatattatattatattttttttttttttactataaaatttcGCCGAAATGGTCACTCGCCGAAACGGACATCGTCGAATTGACATATCGCCGAAACGTCTGCGCCGAACTGTCAGCGCCGAATCGCCCGCGCTGAAACGTCCTAGatcctataaaaaaaacatgtatacctattataattatacctttTTCAACCTTTGTAAAGACCatgcattttttaaactattttaaatcatttattcaaACCTGTATTAATGTAGATAGGAACGTAAATACAataggctgggcaagttaacgattttttttaactcgttaagttaagttaatttaaaataataaagttaatttaagttataagttactcatattttttttatagaacccTACTGATCTAATACTTCAACATTTCCCCTACATTTTTAACTCAAcaacatacaattatacatttaaatataattaaataaaataaaataaatttagtaaaaaatgttatttaaataaaaaatgaaatttttaaaacaaaaatcttattcaaataaaaactgtgatatcaataaaaaaatctaatatgaataaatagaaatgttaaaaaatctaattcaataaaaatataataagaaaaaaaatcataaataaatataaaatataattcaaataaataaatcctagttgaataaaaaaaatttaactggatATTTTCTTTAGtcgaattaattttgtttataaaatctactgattttttattcatattacagttttattcaaataagattttttattcaaattacattttttgtaattaatttacttgttttatttaaattagatttaattatttatttatatatttgtattcatattagataattttaattcaaattatatttttttaatactagaaaaaaattgtaacccaaaacaaatatctaattttaatatttcaaatagaaactatacgtaataaatacttaataaattaaaaattaaatttgataaaatatctaatatgaatataaaaatattgaataaataataatatctaatttgaataaaaaaaatttaatttcaatataaaatctaatatgaataaaaagccaattttaaagaatttatttcagataaaaatgtaatttgaataaaatatctgATTTAAATAAGAAAACCCTAGTCGTGaaaaacctatattttataaaaaaaaattaatttgaacaaaatatattgaattaatgaaaataatctaaataaaataaaagcgcctagttgattaataaaatctatatttaataaaaatattttaagttaagaaaataattactttacgttatatttcaattaattaactcaaaaattactttaaataattgaaaaacattGACTCAATACTGTTaatgctatttaaaaaaaaaaatttatattactcagtaaaaatagttcaaattttaacccGTTAGGCCTTTCTATGTTTTATCAAATCTTACCTTGccaattcaatatttcaataaataaatgcatatttgatCCCTTGACTGTAGTAGTTTTCTGCCCATTGCACGGATTAATATGATTTGTCGCATATCCACACTTTGAGATTTCAGTACTCAGCCTTATATCTATGAACTTTTGTAAACCATCtaatttgttattgtttgtGTTGTACATTAATACTGTAATTTGTGATGGAGTTATTACACTTCTTTCACAATCTTCAACACTACATAAAACTGTATCCAATGCAGTAGTAGGAAAATCACATAACAGAGATTTCAGTATATGTCCGGCTGTTATATCACACGTAGCTAATGTTATACCATAAGATAATAATTCCAGATTTGGTTGTAAATGTttcatctaaaattatttaaaacaagaatttttttaatgagtgtgctgtaaagttttttaaaatataaataaataaataaatattattagacagtttaatattatttatagtaagtacctatatagtacctatatagtatatgtacatatttttataagtagaaattatttttaaaaattaccattATTTCTGCTCTTGTGGAGTATGTCTTAGCTGTAACTCCATCTTTAACTAAC from the Metopolophium dirhodum isolate CAU unplaced genomic scaffold, ASM1992520v1 scaffold1, whole genome shotgun sequence genome contains:
- the LOC132953155 gene encoding uncharacterized protein LOC132953155 gives rise to the protein MILGENVNEYSTEALPQLEIQLKNIPEVLQYSVKSFELRGVCSYRRGLSRLRSSIGHYYALCKRGPHNWEIYDDLLKKTKPLGILDNVPMSYTLVILFLFILQEDNGPTEHVRVMNLKKKSEISILGGLVKRTSIKQLINDTDTKITIEAAKREKDIQLVKTASQDNTSTRISNIELTMPTFSGETNEHPKQFLKNLNSYLLHKHITQADRMITIENCMRGKAENWFTMIKDVAPNEDIFKALFLKHFFSEDRQWDIFIKCKEAGKKPINSNFQEHFHYWMTELKFLDSPKMDETRAINLITKHFPIAIQVYIQTAQEKKFLIIWEKLGELENSYNKQNSFVQHVITNKQPFTSRYGRTYDNQTQPFTSRHGDTNSAQPQQVTGRYAQAKSTQQNNAQQPGSRQLMGETSGQTQFVSKIGTKTIRCLVSRDDTNNESAIEEGDVDIDDDKKNIYGEAMVTEDQ